The Methanofollis sp. nucleotide sequence CGACCTTCCTCGCCCACCCCGAGATCTTCAGGCATGTCGAGACCGGGGGCGAACCCGAGATCGGGATGATCCTCGCAGAGGAGACCCTCGCCCGCCACGGGGAGGTGCGCCTCTCCCGCGACCCCGTCAGGATCACCGACGACCTCGTCTTCCTCGGCGAGATCCCCCGCATCTTCCCCTTCGAGGGGAGGACGGCAGTCGGGACGTCGGGCGGGAAGCCCGACCTCGTCCCTGACGACACGGCACTCGCCTGCCGCACCGACGAGGGGATCGTCGTCGTCACCGGCTGCGCCCATGCAGGCATCTGCTCGGTGGTCGAGCATGCAAAAGATGTTCTGGATGAGGAGAAGGTCGCCGATGTCGTCGGCGGTTTCCATCTCGGCGACGCCCCCGCAGAGCAGGTCGAAGCGACCTGCCGGTACGTCCGCGACCTCGGCGCCGCACACGTCCACCCCTGCCACTGCACCGGCTTTCGGGCCGCCGCCGCCATCGCCGGCGTGGCGAGGGTCGGCCCGACCGGCGCCGGGCTCAGGATCTCTTTCGGCTCGCGCTCCTGACGATGGACATCAGTTCCCAGGCAAGGGCCTCGGCCCGCCTCTCGTCCTTCATCAGGGTGTCCAGGCGGAGGGCGCCCGGCACCTCCGTGCTGTCCCGCACATCCTGGACAAAGACATCGACGAAGTCCCTGTACAGGGCGTACGTCCCCGCCGACGACGCCTCCATCCCCCACGCCTCCATCAGGGCGGCCGCGGGGCCGGAGACA carries:
- a CDS encoding MBL fold metallo-hydrolase, which gives rise to TFLAHPEIFRHVETGGEPEIGMILAEETLARHGEVRLSRDPVRITDDLVFLGEIPRIFPFEGRTAVGTSGGKPDLVPDDTALACRTDEGIVVVTGCAHAGICSVVEHAKDVLDEEKVADVVGGFHLGDAPAEQVEATCRYVRDLGAAHVHPCHCTGFRAAAAIAGVARVGPTGAGLRISFGSRS